Proteins from one Puntigrus tetrazona isolate hp1 chromosome 10, ASM1883169v1, whole genome shotgun sequence genomic window:
- the tmem126a gene encoding transmembrane protein 126A, producing MTDNGMFVKETDIQTSSRAMVIKILNKKFEKLSNTDRNLFSYGHIYISGNAGFAGLIANSFYRRALNITQGRFTSSLPMAVLPFLTTAAFHTAFVTYPLMSGDLNCQSCVLIRGALVGVVGGGIYPILLALPVNAGLAARYNSAPMPEKGNMIRFWTNISKPIVKKMYAVLLLQSLFGAYLSSKQFGIYLKMLKMSDSETEELHG from the exons ATGACAGACAACGGGATGTTTGTGAAAGAGACAGACATCCAGACATCATCCAGAGCGATGGTTATTAAAATTCTGAATAAGAAGTTTGAAAAACTCTCTAATACAGACAG AAACCTCTTTTCATACGGCCACATCTATATATCTGGCAACGCGGGGTTTGCTGGCTTGATTGCCAACAGCTTTTACAGACGAGCACTCAATATCACCCAAGGACGATTTACTTCCAGCCTTCCCATGGCCGTTCTTCCCTTTCTGACAACTGCAGCGTTTCACACTGCGTTCGTAACATACCCTTTAATGTCAG GTGACCTGAACTGCCAAAGCTGTGTCCTGATAAGAGGGGCTTTGGTTGGTGTAGTTGGTGGTGGCATATATCCTATTTTGTTGGCCTTACCTGTCAATGCTGGTCTTGCAGCCAG GTATAACAGTGCACCAATGCCAGAGAAGGGGAACATGATACGCTTTTGGACAAACATCAGCAAACCCATTGTAAAGAAGATGTATGCTGTTTTGTTGCTGCAGAGTTTATTTGGAGCCTACTTGAGCTCTAAGCAGTTTGGTATCTAcctaaaaatgctgaaaatgtccgATTCTGAAACTGAAGAGCTTCATGGTTAA
- the crebzf gene encoding uncharacterized protein crebzf isoform X2: protein MITRKRGRSSLNADITCTSTSRETDGVSKTSNASETNIQTSPESDTNDWGLDDLLGSGFNWDLDNEVLDAFVNLESQTTTSDETDQSAVLDLAASRSRGVVQRSKLQDVSGRIINKNAIAARINRLKKKEYVSGLEQRVGSLTTENRVLKQENGNLNKRVEELENETRNPTRMTTIMPCRGRG from the exons ATGATCACcagaaaaagaggaagaagCAGCCTAAACGCTGACATCACATGTACGAGCACCTCCCGTGAGACTGATGGCGTTTCGAAAACCAGTAACGCAAGTGAAACGAACATACAAACTTCCCCAGAAAGCGACACCAACGATTGGGGCCTGGATGATCTGCTTGGCTCCGGGTTCAACTGGGACCTGGACAACGAAGTGCTTGATGCTTTCGTCAACTTGGAATCACAGACGACGACCAGCGACGAGACCGACCAAAGCGCTGTGCTTGACCTTGCCGCGTCCCGCAGTAGAGGTGTAGTTCAGAGATCAAAACTGCAAGACGTCTCCGGTCGGATCATCAACAAGAATGCCATCGCAGCGAGGATAAACCGTTTAAAGAAGAAAGAATACGTCAGTGGCCTGGAACAGAGAGTTGGTTCTTTGACAACGGAGAATCGCGTTCTCAAGCAGGAAAATGGCAATCTTAACAAGAGAGTGGAAGAGTTGGAGAATGAAACTAG GAATCCAACGAGAATGACCACGATTATGCCATGCCGAGGAAGAGGGTGA
- the crebzf gene encoding CREB/ATF bZIP transcription factor isoform X1, translating into MITRKRGRSSLNADITCTSTSRETDGVSKTSNASETNIQTSPESDTNDWGLDDLLGSGFNWDLDNEVLDAFVNLESQTTTSDETDQSAVLDLAASRSRGVVQRSKLQDVSGRIINKNAIAARINRLKKKEYVSGLEQRVGSLTTENRVLKQENGNLNKRVEELENETRYLRAVLANESMLAQLLSRLSGVNGMKFSTSLFQESNENDHDYAMPRKRVKVEDKDTAGGICLHVDKDHVSVEFCTKCAESSSLSHKM; encoded by the coding sequence ATGATCACcagaaaaagaggaagaagCAGCCTAAACGCTGACATCACATGTACGAGCACCTCCCGTGAGACTGATGGCGTTTCGAAAACCAGTAACGCAAGTGAAACGAACATACAAACTTCCCCAGAAAGCGACACCAACGATTGGGGCCTGGATGATCTGCTTGGCTCCGGGTTCAACTGGGACCTGGACAACGAAGTGCTTGATGCTTTCGTCAACTTGGAATCACAGACGACGACCAGCGACGAGACCGACCAAAGCGCTGTGCTTGACCTTGCCGCGTCCCGCAGTAGAGGTGTAGTTCAGAGATCAAAACTGCAAGACGTCTCCGGTCGGATCATCAACAAGAATGCCATCGCAGCGAGGATAAACCGTTTAAAGAAGAAAGAATACGTCAGTGGCCTGGAACAGAGAGTTGGTTCTTTGACAACGGAGAATCGCGTTCTCAAGCAGGAAAATGGCAATCTTAACAAGAGAGTGGAAGAGTTGGAGAATGAAACTAGGTACTTGAGAGCCGTGTTGGCCAATGAGAGCATGCTGGCTCAGCTGTTGTCTAGATTGAGCGGTGTGAACGGCATGAAATTCTCTACCTCGCTTTTCCAGGAATCCAACGAGAATGACCACGATTATGCCATGCCGAGGAAGAGGGTGAAGGTGGAAGACAAAGATACTGCAGGTGGCATCTGCCTGCATGTGGACAAAGACCACGTCTCGGTGGAATTCTGCACCAAATGTGCAGAGAGTTCAAGCTTGTCGCATAAAATGTAG